The following coding sequences are from one Primulina eburnea isolate SZY01 chromosome 15, ASM2296580v1, whole genome shotgun sequence window:
- the LOC140813712 gene encoding COBRA-like protein 7 gives METTTIVLSLFLLILGTARAQTRPPAQAQAPASASENCNGVFLSYTYDSGKIVPPILKTDPARQAYRFESSLSVLNNDFVELKSWRVFVGFQHDEYLVSASNALLADGNSIPGGVGNGTVFAGYPAPDLKSGIETAGDLTQMSVRVGLVGTQFGVASPSVPMPSNMSLVNDGWICPKPTMLGNSSMQVCCTRDTKFKSNITIDDEFLPRQHGDLTIMYDVSRTYESNYWARVTIENHNPLGRLDNWQLNWDWMEDEFIFAMKGAYPSVLDTSKCVFGVQGQFYQRLDFSTALNCDRRPTIVDLPLAKTNDTNLGMIPFCCRNGTILPPAMDPSKSKSAFKINVFKMPPNVNRSDLVPPQNWGIRGRLNPDYKCGPPVRVSPSQFPDPSLLLPNSSAIASWQVVCNITQPKGVSPRCCVSFSAYYNESIIPCQTCACGCPANTEQTCSSTSPALFLPSQALLVPFENRTTLSRAWADLHHFPLSNPLPCGDNCGVSINWHLFTDYRGGWSARITIFNWDEFAFVDWFTALEFEKAAPGFEAVYSFNGSALNGVNNTIFMQGLPGLNYLVAETDGAVPQKDPRVPGKQQSVISFTKKMTPGINIPGGDGFPSKVYFNGEECSLPKILPTSGSHLLDSSNMLSFFLVFLAFMFVQQ, from the exons ATGGAGACCACCACCATCGTGCTCTCCTTGTTTCTTCTCATTCTTGGCACCGCCCGCGCCCAAACACGCCCTCCGGCTCAAGCCCAAGCACCGGCATCGGCCTCCGAAAACTGCAACGGAGTGTTTCTTTCCTACACTTACGACTCCGGGAAGATCGTACCCCCGATTCTGAAGACGGATCCAGCTCGCCAGGCTTACCGCTTCGAATCTTCCCTGTCCGTGCTCAACAACGACTTTGTGGAGCTCAAATCTTGGCGGGTTTTTGTTGGATTCCAGCACGATGAGTATCTGGTCTCTGCTTCCAACGCCCTGCTTGCCGATGGGAACTCCATTCCGGGGGGTGTTGGAAATGGGACGGTCTTCGCGGGGTATCCGGCCCCGGATCTGAAGTCGGGTATTGAGACAGCGGGGGACTTGACCCAGATGAGTGTGCGGGTCGGGCTTGTCGGCACGCAGTTCGGAGTTGCGTCTCCGAGCGTGCCTATGCCTTCAAATATGTCGCTGGTGAATGATGGCTGGATTTGCCCAAAACCAACTATGCtag GAAATAGCTCGATGCAAGTATGTTGCACCAGAGACACGAAGTTCAAATCAAACATTACCATAGATGATGAGTTTTTGCCTCGTCAACACGGTGATCTTACCATAATGTACGATGTGTCGAGAACATACGAGTCCAACTATTGGGCTCGGGTTACGATCGAGAACCATAACCCCCTTGGGCGACTCGACAACTGGCAGTTAAACTGGGATTGGATGGAAGATGAGTTCATTTTTGCCATGAAAGGAGCGTATCCATCTGTATTGGATACATCAAAATGTGTCTTTGGGGTACAGGGCCAGTTCTACCAGAGGCTTGACTTTTCAACCGCCTTGAACTGTGACAGAAGGCCCACTATAGTAGACCTACCTTTAGCCAAGACTAATGACACAAACCTGGGAATGATACCCTTTTGCTGTCGGAACGGGACGATCTTGCCTCCTGCTATGGATCCGAGCAAGTCAAAATCAGCATTCAAGATCAATGTTTTCAAGATGCCACCTAACGTTAATCGCTCTGATCTTGTTCCCCCGCAGAATTGGGGGATACGTGGCAGACTTAACCCAGATTATAAATGTGGGCCGCCTGTTCGAGTTAGTCCTAGCCAGTTTCCAGACCCGAGCTTGCTACTACCCAATTCAAGTGCCATTGCTAGTTGGCAAGTGGTGTGCAATATCACACAGCCAAAGGGAGTGAGCCCACGATGCTGTGTGTCGTTCTCTGCTTACTACAACGAATCCATCATCCCATGTCAAACTTGTGCCTGTGGTTGCCCTGCTAATACGGAACAAACATGTAGCAGCACCTCTCCCGCTCTTTTTCTCCCATCTCAAGCTCTCTTAGTTCCATTCGAGAACCGTACTACCTTATCAAGAGCATGGGCCGATCTTCACCATTTCCCTTTGTCTAACCCACTACCCTGTGGTGATAATTGTGGAGTTAGTATCAACTGGCACTTGTTCACGGACTATAGAGGCGGATGGTCTGCAAGAATTACAATCTTCAACTGGGATGAATTTGCTTTTGTCGATTGGTTTACGGCATTAGAATTCGAGAAAGCAGCTCCTGGCTTCGAAGCAGTGTACTCCTTTAATGGAAGTGCACTGAATGGCGTAAACAACACGATTTTCATGCAAGGTCTTCCGGGCCTGAACTATCTCGTGGCAGAAACTGATGGGGCCGTTCCCCAGAAAGATCCTCGTGTACCTGGAAAACAGCAGTCCGTGATTTCATTCACGAAGAAGATGACACCTGGAATTAACATTCCTGGTGGTGATGGATTTCCATCAAAAGTCTACTTCAATGGGGAGGAATGCTCACTGCCTAAAATACTTCCGACAAGCGGTTCTCATCTCCTTGATTCATCGAATATGTTATCGTTCTTTCTGGTTTTCCTAGCTTTCATGTTTGTGCAGCAATAG